A single region of the Mustela lutreola isolate mMusLut2 chromosome 2, mMusLut2.pri, whole genome shotgun sequence genome encodes:
- the RAD23A gene encoding UV excision repair protein RAD23 homolog A isoform X2 has product MAVTITLKTLQQQTFKIRMELDETVKVLKEKIEAEKGRDAFPVAGQKLIYAGKILSDDVPIRDYRIDEKNFVVVMVTKAKTSPGTSVPPEASPTAAPESSTSFPPAPASGMSHPPPTAREDKSPSEESVPTTSPESVSGSVPSSGSSGREEDAASTLVTGSEYETMLTEIMSMGYERERVVAALRASYNNPHRAVEYLLTGIPGSPEPEHGSVQESQVSEQPATEGGENPLEFLRDQPQFQNMRQVIQQNPALLPALLQQLGQENPQLLQQISRHQEQFIQMLNEPPGELADISDVEGEGGAIGEEAPQMNYIQVTPQEKEAIERLKALGFPESLVIQAYFACEKNENLAANFLLSQNFDDE; this is encoded by the exons ATGGCCGTCACCATCACGCTCAAAACGCTGCAGCAGCAGACCTTCAAAATCCGCATGGAGCTTGACGAGACG GTGAAGGTGCTAAAGGAAAAGATAGAAGCTGAGAAGGGTCGTGATGCCTTCCCTGTGGCTGGACAGAAACTCATTTATGCTGGCAAGATCCTGAGTGATGACGTTCCCATCAGGGACTATCGCATTGATGAGAAGAACTTTGTGGTTGTTATGGTGACCAAG GCCAAAACTAGCCCAGGCACCTCAGTACCCCCAGAGGCCTCACCCACTGCTGCCCCGGAGTCCTCCACATCCTTCCCTCCGGCCCCTGCCTCAGGCATGTCCCATCCCCCACCTACTGCCAGAGAGGACAAGAGCCCATCGGAGGAATCAGTCCCCACGACATCCCCGGAGTCCGTGTCAGG ctctgttccctcttcaGGTAGCAGCGGGCGAGAGGAAGACGCAGCATCCACGCTAG TGACTGGTTCTGAGTATGAGACGATGCTGACAGAGATCATGTCCATGGGCTATGAGCGGGAGCGGGTCGTGGCCGCCCTGAGAGCCAGCTACAACAACCCCCACCGAGCCGTGGAGTATCTACTCACG GGAATTCCTGGGAGCCCCGAGCCAGAACATGGTTCTGTCCAGGAGAGCCAGGTGTCGGAGCAGCCAGCCACAGAAGGAG GAGAGAACCCCCTGGAGTTCCTGCGGGACCAGCCCCAGTTCCAGAACATGCGGCAGGTGATTCAGCAGAACCCAGCTCTGCTGCCTGCCCTGCTTCAGCAGCTGGGCCAAGAGAATCCTCAGCTTTTGCAG CAAATTAGCCGGCACCAGGAGCAGTTCATCCAGATGCTGAATGAGCCCCCCGGGGAGCTGGCAGACATCTCCGATGTGGAGGGTGAGGGGGGCGCCATAGGTGAGGAGGCCCCGCAGATGAACTACATCCAGGTGACACCACAGGAGAAAGAAGCTATAGAGAGG TTGAAAGCCCTGGGCTTCCCGGAGAGCCTGGTGATCCAGGCCTACTTTGCTTGCGAAAAAAACGAGAACTTGGCTGCCAACTTCCTCCTGAGTCAGAACTTTGATGACGAGTGA
- the DAND5 gene encoding DAN domain family member 5, translated as MFLGQLTTLLSLLSGTRLHTGSGRPGLLGPPPQLWDATNQTRALGQGTLGSQEQFSALSSWKAFLGLQKTGPLGRGSQHHGQEVAPTVSLPLDPQEVAQEMCKAVPYTQVLSRPGCSSVHLRNHLCFGRCSSLYIPSSQPTPLVLCNSCVPARKRRTPVLLWCRASRPDSRRRMKTSTVLVEGCQCSPKA; from the exons ATGTTCCTCGGCCAGCTGACCACTCTCCTGAGCCTGCTCAGTGGGACCCGGTTACACACGGGCTCCGGGAGGCCTGGACTCCTGGGGCCCCCACCTCAGCTCTGGGATGCCACCAATCAGACCCGGGCCCTGGGCCAAGGGACCCTAGGTTCCCAGGAACAGTTCTCTGCCCTCAGCAGCTGGAAGGCCTTCTTGGGCCTGCAGAAAACTGGGCCGCTGGGGAGAGGTAGCCAGCACCATGGGCAGGAGGTGGCCCCGACCGTGTCTCTGCCACTGGACCCGCAGGAAGTGGCCCAGGAGATGTGCAAGGCTGTGCCCTACACTCAg GTGCTCTCCCGGCCCGGCTGCTCGTCAGTTCACCTCCGCAATCACCTCTGCTTTGGCCGCTGCTCCTCCCTCTACATCCCCAGCTCGCAGCCCACCCCGCTCGTCCTCTGCAACAGCTGTGTGCCCGCTCGCAAGCGCCGGACCCCTGTCCTCCTGTGGTGTCGGGCGAGTCGCCCAGACTCCCGTCGACGGATGAAGACATCTACTGTGCTGGTTGAAGGCTGTCAGTGCAGCCCGAAGGCGTGA
- the GADD45GIP1 gene encoding large ribosomal subunit protein mL64: MAAPVWRTRTLLELPAILGRGSRDYRAPPPPRRSPGPWWPDPDDPLTPRWQLGPRYAAKQFARHGAASGVAAGSLWPSREQLRELEAEEREWFPSLATMQESLRVQQLAEEQKRQAREQLIAERMAKMPQMIENWRRQQQERREKEQADKERRARLQAEAQERLGYHVDPRSARFQELLQDLEKQQRKRLKEEKQRQKKEARAAALAAAAAQDSEASVAPSS, encoded by the exons ATGGCGGCGCCCGTGTGGCGAACGCGGACCCTGCTAGAGCTGCCGGCGATTCTGGGCCGGGGCTCCCGTGACTACCGGGCGCCTCCGCCCCCGCGCCGCTCGCCAGGGCCCTGGTGGCCGGACCCGGACGACCCGCTGACCCCGCGCTGGCAGCTGGGGCCGCGCTACGCGGCCAAGCAGTTTGCGCGGCACGGCGCCGCCTCCGGGGTGGCCGCCGGTTCGCTGTGGCCGTCGCGGGAGCAGCTGCGCGAACTGGAGGCTGAGGAGCGCGAATGGTTCCCGAGCCTGGCGACCATGCAGGAGTCGCTGCGGGTGCAGCAGCTGGCGGAGGAGCAGAAGCGCCAGGCCAG GGAGCAGCTCATTGCAGAGAGAATGGCCAAGATGCCACAGATGATTGAGAActggcggcggcagcagcaggagCGCAGGGAAAAGGAGCAGGCCGACAAGGAGCGGCGGGCCCGACTGCAGGCTGAGGCCCAGGAACGCCTGGGCTACCATGTGGACCCGAGGAGTGCCCGCTTCCAGGAGCTGCTGCAGGACCTGGAGAAGCAGCAGCGCAAACGCCTCAAGGAggagaaacaaagacagaagaaggaggcACGAGCTGCTGCACTGGCTGCTGCTGCGGCCCAAGACTCCGAAGCCTCGGTGGCACCCAGTTCCTGA
- the RAD23A gene encoding UV excision repair protein RAD23 homolog A isoform X1 — MAVTITLKTLQQQTFKIRMELDETVKVLKEKIEAEKGRDAFPVAGQKLIYAGKILSDDVPIRDYRIDEKNFVVVMVTKAKTSPGTSVPPEASPTAAPESSTSFPPAPASGMSHPPPTAREDKSPSEESVPTTSPESVSGSVPSSGSSGREEDAASTLVTGSEYETMLTEIMSMGYERERVVAALRASYNNPHRAVEYLLTGIPGSPEPEHGSVQESQVSEQPATEGAGENPLEFLRDQPQFQNMRQVIQQNPALLPALLQQLGQENPQLLQQISRHQEQFIQMLNEPPGELADISDVEGEGGAIGEEAPQMNYIQVTPQEKEAIERLKALGFPESLVIQAYFACEKNENLAANFLLSQNFDDE; from the exons ATGGCCGTCACCATCACGCTCAAAACGCTGCAGCAGCAGACCTTCAAAATCCGCATGGAGCTTGACGAGACG GTGAAGGTGCTAAAGGAAAAGATAGAAGCTGAGAAGGGTCGTGATGCCTTCCCTGTGGCTGGACAGAAACTCATTTATGCTGGCAAGATCCTGAGTGATGACGTTCCCATCAGGGACTATCGCATTGATGAGAAGAACTTTGTGGTTGTTATGGTGACCAAG GCCAAAACTAGCCCAGGCACCTCAGTACCCCCAGAGGCCTCACCCACTGCTGCCCCGGAGTCCTCCACATCCTTCCCTCCGGCCCCTGCCTCAGGCATGTCCCATCCCCCACCTACTGCCAGAGAGGACAAGAGCCCATCGGAGGAATCAGTCCCCACGACATCCCCGGAGTCCGTGTCAGG ctctgttccctcttcaGGTAGCAGCGGGCGAGAGGAAGACGCAGCATCCACGCTAG TGACTGGTTCTGAGTATGAGACGATGCTGACAGAGATCATGTCCATGGGCTATGAGCGGGAGCGGGTCGTGGCCGCCCTGAGAGCCAGCTACAACAACCCCCACCGAGCCGTGGAGTATCTACTCACG GGAATTCCTGGGAGCCCCGAGCCAGAACATGGTTCTGTCCAGGAGAGCCAGGTGTCGGAGCAGCCAGCCACAGAAGGAG CAGGAGAGAACCCCCTGGAGTTCCTGCGGGACCAGCCCCAGTTCCAGAACATGCGGCAGGTGATTCAGCAGAACCCAGCTCTGCTGCCTGCCCTGCTTCAGCAGCTGGGCCAAGAGAATCCTCAGCTTTTGCAG CAAATTAGCCGGCACCAGGAGCAGTTCATCCAGATGCTGAATGAGCCCCCCGGGGAGCTGGCAGACATCTCCGATGTGGAGGGTGAGGGGGGCGCCATAGGTGAGGAGGCCCCGCAGATGAACTACATCCAGGTGACACCACAGGAGAAAGAAGCTATAGAGAGG TTGAAAGCCCTGGGCTTCCCGGAGAGCCTGGTGATCCAGGCCTACTTTGCTTGCGAAAAAAACGAGAACTTGGCTGCCAACTTCCTCCTGAGTCAGAACTTTGATGACGAGTGA
- the CALR gene encoding calreticulin, with product MLLPVPLLLGLLGLAAAEPAIYFKEQFLDGDGWTNRWIESKHKSDFGKFVLSSGKFYGDQEKDKGLQTSQDARFYALSARFEPFSNKGQTLVVQFTVKHEQNIDCGGGYVKLFPDGLDQTDMHGDSEYNIMFGPDICGPGTKKVHVIFNYKGKNVLINKDIRCKDDEFTHLYTLIVRPDNTYEVKIDNSQVESGSLEDDWDFLPPKKIKDPDASKPEDWDERAKIDDPTDSKPEDWDKPEHIPDPDAKKPEDWDEEMDGEWEPPVIQNPEYKGEWKPRQIDNPDYKGTWIHPEIDNPEYSPDSNIYAYENFAVLGLDLWQVKSGTIFDNFLITNDEAYAEEFGNETWGVTKAAEKQMKDKQDEEQRLKEEEEDKKRKEEEEADKEDEEDKDEDEEDEDDKEEEEEEDAAAGQAKDEL from the exons ATGCTGCTACCCGTACCGCTGCTGCTCGGCCTCCTTGGCCTGGCCGCTGCCGAACCCGCCATCTACTTTAAGGAGCAGTTTCTGGACGGAG ACGGGTGGACCAACCGCTGGATCGAATCCAAACACAAGTCAGATTTTGGTAAATTTGTCCTCAGTTCCGGCAAGTTCTACGGTGACCAGGAGAAGGATAAAG GGCTGCAGACGAGCCAGGATGCCCGCTTTTACGCTTTGTCGGCCAGATTTGAGCCCTTCAGCAACAAGGGCCAGACACTGGTGGTGCAGTTCACCGTGAAACACGAGCAGAACATCGACTGTGGGGGCGGTTACGTGAAGCTTTTTCCAGATGGTCTGGACCAGACTGACATGCACGGAGACTCTGAATACAACATCATGTTCG GCCCCGATATCTGTGGCCCCGGCACCAAGAAAGTTCACGTCATCTTCAACTACAAGGGCAAGAACGTCCTGATCAACAAGGACATCCGTTGCAAG gaTGATGAATTCACACACCTGTATACCCTGATTGTACGGCCGGATAATACCTATGAGGTGAAGATTGACAACAGCCAGGTGGAATCAGGCTCCTTGGAGGATGATTGGGACTTCCTCCCTCCCAAGAAGATAAAGGATCCTGATGCTTCAAAGCCTGAAGACTGGGATGAGCGGGCCAAGATTGATGACCCCACAGACTCCAAGCCTGAG GACTGGGATAAGCCCGAGCACATCCCTGACCCTGATGCTAAAAAGCCAGAGGACTGGGATGAAGAAATGGATGGAGAGTGGGAACCACCTGTGATTCAGAACCCCGAGTACAAG GGCGAGTGGAAGCCCCGGCAGATTGACAACCCAGATTACAAGGGCACTTGGATCCACCCAGAGATTGACAACCCTGAGTACTCTCCTGATAGCAACATCTATGCCTATGAAAACTTTGCTGTTCTGGGCTTAGATCTCTGGCAG GTCAAGTCTGGCACCATTTTCGACAATTTTCTCATCACCAACGATGAAGCATATGCAGAGGAGTTTGGAAACGAGACCTGGGGTGTCACGAAG GCGGCAGAAAAGCAGATGAAGGACAAGCAGGATGAGGAGCAGAGgctaaaggaggaggaggaggacaagaaacgcaaggaagaggaggaggcagacaaGGAAGATGAGGAAGACAAAGATGAGGATGAGGAGGATGAAGATgacaaggaggaagaggaagaggaagatgctGCCGCTGGCCAGGCCAAGGATGAGCTGTAG
- the FARSA gene encoding phenylalanine--tRNA ligase alpha subunit produces MADGPVAEVLLRQLEAADGGLDSAELAAKLGVDHQVVVGAVKSLQALGEVIEAELRSTKRWELTAEGEEIAREGSHEARVFHSIPQEGLAQSELMQLPSGKVGFSKAMSNKWIRVDKSAADGPRVFRVVDSVDDEVQRRLQLVQGGQAEKLGEKERSELKKRKLLTEVTLKTYWVSKGNAFSTSISKQETELSPEMISSGSWRDRPFKPYNFLAHGVLPDGGHLHPLLKVRTQFRQIFLEMGFTEMPTDNFIESSFWNFDALFQPQQHPARDQHDTFFLRDPAEALQLPMDYVHRVKRTHSQGGYGSQGYKYTWKLEEARKNLLRTHTTSASARALYRLAQKKPFAPAKYFSIDRVFRNETLDATHLAEFHQIEGVVADHGLTLGHLMGVLREFFTKLGITQLRFKPAYNPYTEPSMEVFSYHQGLKKWVEVGNSGLFRPEMLLPMGLPENVSVIAWGLSLERPTMIKYGINNIRELVGHKVNLQMVYDSPLCRLDAEPGPPRTQGAA; encoded by the exons ATGGCGGACGGCCCAGTGGCGGAGGTGCTGCTCCGGCAGCTAGAGGCGGCCGATGGCGGCCTGGACAGCGCGGAGCTGGCAGCTAAGCTGGGCGTGGACCACCAGGTCGTAGTGGGCGCCGTGAAGAGCTTGCAAGCGCTGGGCGAG GTCATTGAGGCTGAGCTGCGCTCCACCAAGCGCTGGGAGCTTACTGCTGAGGGCGAGGAGATCGCCCGGGAGGGCAGCCATGAGGCCCGGGTGTTTCATAGCATCCCCCAGGAGGGCCTGGCCCAGAGTGAGCTCATG CAGCTGCCCAGCGGCAAGGTGGGCTTCAGCAAGGCCATGTCCAACAAGTGGATCCGCGTGGACAAGAGTGCAGCTGACGGGCCCCGGGTGTTCCGAGTG GTGGACAGTGTGGACGATGAGGTGCAGCGGCGGCTCCAGCTGGTCCAGGGCGGGCAGGCTGAGAAGCTGGGTGAGAAGGAGAGGAGTGAGCTCAAGAAGAGGAAGCTGCTGACTGAAGT GACCCTGAAGACCTATTGGGTGAGCAAAGGCAATGCCTTCAGCACCAGCATCTCCAAGCAGGAGACAGAGCTGAGCCCAGAGATGATCTCCAG TGGCTCCTGGCGGGACCGACCCTTCAAGCCATACAACTTCTTGGCCCATGGCGTCCTCCCCGACGGTGGCCACTTGCATCCTCTGCTCAAGGTCCGCACGCAGTTCCGACAGATCTTCCTGGAGATGGG GTTCACAGAGATGCCGACTGACAACTTCATTGAGAGCTCTTTCTGGAACTTTGATGCCCTTTTCCAGCCCCAGCAGCACCCAGCGCGTGACCAACATGACACCTTCTTCCTCCGAG ATCCAGCTGAAGCCCTGCAGCTCCCAATGGACTACGTCCATCGGGTCAAGCGGACCCACTCTCAGGGTGGCTACGGCTCACAGGG GTACAAATACACGTGGAAACTGGAGGAGGCCCGGAAAAACCTGCTGCGCACGCACACCACTTCGGCCAGCGCCCGTGCCCTCTACCGCTTGGCCCAGAAG AAGCCCTTTGCGCCGGCCAAGTACTTCTCCATCGATCGTGTGTTCCGAAATGAAACCCTAGACGCCACACACCTAGCCGAGTTCCACCAGATCGAGGGCGTGGTGGCTGACCATGGCCTCACCCTAGGCCACCTCATGGGCGTCCTGCGGGAGTTCTTCACCAAGCTGG GTATCACCCAACTGCGCTTCAAGCCGGCCTACAACCCTTACACGGAGCCCAGCATGGAGGTGTTCAGCTACCATCAAG GCCTGAAGAAGTGGGTGGAAGTCGGGAATTCTGGGCTCTTCCGCCCTGAGATGCTGCTGCCCATGGGGCTCCCCGAAAACGTGTCAGTCATTGCTTGGGGCCTCTCCCTGGAGCG cccaACAATGATCAAATACGGCATCAACAATATCCGGGAGCTGGTGGGCCACAAGGTGAACCTGCAGATGGTGTATGACAGTCCCCTGTGCCGCCTGGATGCTGAACCGGGGCCCCCACGGACACAGGGTGCCGCGTGA